A region of Massilia sp. WG5 DNA encodes the following proteins:
- a CDS encoding cytochrome C: protein MNRFGITRRHLWMAIVLAAASVPPMLASAGSGNGNGNGNGNGNAASDSLNDNDGRIERGREIVPPGVVLNLKGKSRGMVWLGSYIVNTSACIDCHTHPSYSPGGDPFQGQPERVNAEQYMAGGRMFGPTITAPNLTPDNAGRPAGLTREEFVQTLRTGHNPHDPAGQILQVMPWPAYGKMTNRDLHAVYEYLRALPSLPDNPKPGP, encoded by the coding sequence ATGAACAGATTCGGTATTACCCGCCGTCATCTCTGGATGGCGATCGTCCTGGCCGCGGCCAGCGTCCCGCCGATGCTCGCCAGCGCCGGCTCCGGCAACGGCAACGGCAATGGCAACGGTAACGGCAACGCTGCCAGCGACTCGCTGAACGACAACGACGGCCGCATCGAGCGCGGCCGCGAGATCGTCCCACCCGGCGTCGTGCTGAACCTGAAGGGCAAGTCGCGCGGCATGGTCTGGCTGGGCAGCTACATCGTCAACACGAGCGCCTGCATCGATTGCCACACGCACCCGAGCTATTCGCCCGGCGGCGACCCGTTCCAGGGACAGCCCGAGCGCGTCAATGCCGAGCAGTACATGGCGGGCGGACGCATGTTCGGGCCGACCATTACCGCGCCCAACCTCACGCCCGATAACGCCGGCCGTCCGGCGGGGCTGACGCGCGAGGAGTTCGTGCAGACCCTGCGCACCGGCCACAACCCGCACGATCCAGCCGGCCAGATCCTGCAGGTCATGCCATGGCCGGCGTACGGCAAGATGACCAACCGCGACCTGCACGCCGTCTACGAATACCTGCGCGCGCTTCCCTCGCTGCCCGACAATCCGAAGCCGGGGCCCTGA
- a CDS encoding ComF family protein: MPEPHPPWTRRWPRALLQLLLPSSCALCGGACAGVVCAPCRDHFCLPVTNRCARCANPLPEAGTCGRCLSYPPAYDATIFAVDYAPPLDHLVLQLKFSARLPLAPWFAEMLRDAILARSGLPLPELICPVPLGPARLVERGFNQALEIARPLAAALGVTLHPALAQRQTDTRAQSGVSPHERAENIRGAFGVSDPDLVEGRHVGIVDDVMTSGSTLEELAATFKRFGAARVTNLVFARTPPHA; this comes from the coding sequence ATGCCGGAACCCCACCCTCCCTGGACCCGCCGCTGGCCGCGCGCCCTCCTCCAACTGCTGCTGCCCTCCAGCTGCGCCCTCTGCGGCGGCGCTTGCGCGGGCGTGGTCTGTGCGCCCTGCCGGGATCATTTTTGCCTGCCAGTCACAAATCGCTGCGCGCGCTGCGCCAACCCGCTACCGGAGGCCGGAACCTGCGGCCGCTGCCTGTCCTATCCTCCCGCCTACGACGCCACCATCTTCGCCGTCGACTACGCCCCACCCCTCGACCACCTGGTCCTGCAGCTGAAATTCAGCGCCCGCCTGCCGCTGGCGCCGTGGTTCGCCGAGATGCTGCGCGACGCCATCCTCGCCAGGAGCGGCCTGCCCCTGCCCGAACTGATCTGCCCGGTACCGCTGGGTCCGGCCCGCCTGGTGGAACGCGGCTTCAACCAGGCCCTGGAAATCGCCCGGCCGCTGGCCGCCGCGCTGGGCGTCACCCTGCACCCGGCGCTGGCGCAGCGCCAGACGGACACCCGCGCCCAGTCGGGCGTCTCGCCGCACGAGCGCGCGGAGAACATCCGCGGCGCCTTCGGCGTCAGCGATCCCGACCTGGTGGAAGGCCGCCACGTCGGCATCGTCGACGACGTCATGACCAGCGGCAGCACGCTGGAAGAGCTGGCGGCCACCTTCAAGCGCTTCGGCGCCGCGCGCGTGACCAACCTGGTGTTCGCGCGCACGCCGCCGCACGCCTGA